Within Gaiellales bacterium, the genomic segment GCCGGGTGACCCCGCCCGCCGGGCGCGCGAGATGATCGCCGCGCTCACGCGCCGCCTCCGCCTCCTCGGCGGCCGGTCCCTCGGCATAGCCCTTGCCCATAGGCGGGCAAGTGTACCGGGAAGCGCCCCTTCCCTCGGCCGCTCAGGCGGACGCGGCGGCGATCATCGCGCGCAGCTCGCCGGCCGCGACCGGCGAGCCGGGCGTGTCGGCCAGCTCGGCCCTCGACATCGCCCGTTCCACCACCGCGTCGACAAGGCGCGGGTCGATCGGCACGCGCACCCGCCCGCCCAGCTCGTCCACGCGTTCGGCGAGGTGCTCGACCGAGGTGCCGAGCGCGGGAGCGAGCGGTGCGAGCGCCTCGCCGGCGCGCGGCAGCATCGTGCGGATCGTCTGCGGGAGCATCGCCGCGTTCGTCTGCGCGTGGCCGGTGCCACAGGTGCGCACGATCGTCTGGCAGAGGACGTGGTGAAGCGCGTATCCCGCCGAGTCGACGGCGTACCCGCACAGCAGCGAGCCGAGCGCGCGGTCATCGCCCGCGAGCAGCGTGGCCCCGCGCAGCGCGAGCATCGTGGCGACCGGGTTCGCGCGCGGCCCGTAGAGCGCCTCCACCCCGTGGGCGAGAGCGTTCAGCGTGCTCGCGCGGAGTGCCGCCTCGGGGAGCGAGCACATCAGCGCCGGGTCGGCCACCACGAGCACCGGACGCACGGACGGGCGCGCCTCCATCCCGGCGATCTTGCGATGCAGCAGCGTCATCTCGGCCCCGGAGAGCGTCGTCGGCACGGCGCACACCGCTCCCCCGCGCGCGGACGCGAGCGCCTTGGCGACGTCGACCACCCGGCCTCCGCCCCACGCGACGAGGCGTCCGACCGTGACGCGGTCGAGCAGCGCGGCAGCCAGGTCGGGCACCTGGCCGTCGCCGACGTGCAGTGCCGGCATGACGCCGGGGTCGGCCCGCTCGCTGGTGATCATCTGGGCGTCCGAGTCCCACCCGAAGCGGTGCAGGATCGCAGTCGCGTCGTCGCCATAGGCAACGGCCCGGTCGCCGTCGCGCCAGACCCAGCCGCTCATCGCCGCACCTGCGCCGTCGCGACGCCGCCCACGACGAGCGCCCCGCCGGCGATCAGCCATCCGGTCACCCGCTCGTCCAGCGTCAGTGCGCCGATTGCGACGGCGAGCGGCGGCACGCCGTAGAGGTACGCCACCGTCCGGGAGGCATCGATCCGGCCGAGCGCAACCGTCCAGGCGATGTATGCGAAGAGCGTGCATGCAAGACCGAGGTAGAGCAGCAGCATCACGTCCAGCGCGCCGAGGCCGCGGAGATCGTCGACCGCGCCGGGACGCAGCAGCGCAAGCAGCGGCACCGTGCCGATCAGGCTTGCGGCCGAGCTGACGGCGATCGTCCCTGCACGGGCCACGAGCGGCTTCACGAGGACGTTGTACATGGCGAACGAGAGGGCGGAGACGAGAACCAGCACCGGCCCCTTCGCGGCATGCACCGAGACGGTCTCGCCCGACCCGAGGGTGATCACGACCACGACGCCGGCGAAGGCGACCGCCAGGCCCGCGGCGCGCCAGGCCGAGAAGCGCTCGAGCCGCAGCAGGATCGCCAGCGCGAGCGTGATGCCCGGAGCCGTGCCGATGACCACGGCTGCCGTGCCGGCCGTCGTGTGGAGCTCGCCGTCATTGAGGGCGAGGTGGTACACGGTCACGGTGAGCAGGCCGGCCACGGCGATCCGGAGCAGGTCGCGCCTCGCGATCCCCGGAAGCCCGCCCGAGGCGCGAAGTGCCACGCCGAATCCCGGGGCAGCGAGCAGATAGCGGCCGGCGGCGATCTCCGGCCCGGTCAGCCCCGCCTCGAGCAGGTGCTTGATGGCGGCGAAGGCGCCCGCCCAGAGGACGACCACCGAGGCCAGCGCCAGATGGGCGCGGCGCTGTTTCAGATGAGGTCTCCGACCCAGGCGGCCAGCTCGGGCAGGAACGCCGGATCGACGGTGTGCGGCAGCGGCGACTCGCGGTAGGTCACCGCCGCACCGGCCGCGGTGAGCCGGTCGCGCGCCTGACGCCCCCACTCGACGCCGATCACCTGGTCTTGGCTGCCGTGACCGATGGCGACGGGGTACCCGTCGAGCGCGTCCAGGTCGAGCTCGAACCCGGGCACCGTGGGCATGAAGCCGGACAGGCCGATGATCCCGGCGGGCCGCGGCCGGCCGGCGCCGAGGCCCAGCGCCCACGACATCACGCAGCCCTGCGAGAACCCGCCGAGCACCGTGCGGTCCCAGGACACGCCGGTCGTCTCGGGAAGGCCGTCGAGCCAGGCGCCAGCGGCGTCCATCGTGGGCAGGAAGGTCGCCGGATCGGGGGTGCCGATCCCGCCCAATGCATACCAGTGCCGGCCCCCGGGCGGGAGGGCCAACGGCGCGCGCGGGGTGATGCCGACGAGGCGCCGCTGCGGGTCGAGAGCGTCCAGCAGCGGCTGCAGGTCGAGCTCGTCCGACCCGCGCCCGTGGAGCAGGACCAGCGCTCCCTGCGGCTCGCCGGCGGCAGGGCGTGTGACTGCCGTGATCGGATCCACGATCTGAGAGAGTAGCGGCATGGCGAACAGCAAACGGATCGAGATCCGGTGGCGGGATCTCGACGGCTTCGGCCACGTCAACAACGCGGTCTTCCTCACCTACCTCGAGGAGGCCCGGGACGAGTTCTACACCGGGCTGCTGGCCTGGGAGACCGTCAACCGGATGGTGCTGCGGCACACGACCGTGGACTTCCGCCGCAGCCTGGTGCAGTCCGACGACCTGGTCGACGTCTCGCTGAAGGTGCTTCGCATCGGCTCGTCGAGCGTGGTCACCGAGGAGACGGTCACGTCCGTCGCGACCGGAGAGATCGCCGCGGTCGCGGAGTCGGTGATGGTGCACTGCGACCAGGCTCGCGAGCGCGCGGAACCGTTTCCGGACGATGCCCGCGCACTGCTCGAGGCGCAGCTGTGACGCACGTTGTCCATTGGGACGACGTCGGCGGGCGCGATCGCGAGGCGGGCGACATCCACGCCACCTGGTTCGACCTCGGCGGCGCGGCCGGCAGCGACCGGGTCGGCGTGAACCGGATACGCATCCACCCCGGCCGGCGGGCGACGCCGGCGCACGTCCACGGCGCGGAGGAGGAGATCTTCCACGTGGTCGGCGGGTCCGGGCTGCTCTGGCAGGACGGCACGACCTGCCGCGTCGGCGCGGGCGACACGATCGTGCACGTGGCCGGTCGCGAGACGCACACGCTGCGCGCTGGTCCGGACGGCCTCGACGTGCTCGCGTTCGGCATGCGGGTGCCGGTCGAGCTCTGCTACCTGCCGCGAGCCGGCCACTCGTGGGCGGGCCCGACGGTGGTGGCAAGCCCCGGGCTGCAGAACCTGTTTCGGCTCGACGACGACGCCGGGGACTTCCCGTTCCCGGACCCGGGCGAGCGGTTTCCCAACGTCGTCCGGATCGACGATGTCGAGCCGATGGCGAGCGGCCCCCCTGGCCGCACGCGTCTCGACCTCGGCTCCGCCGGCGGGTCTCACCGCACGGGGCTGAAGCATGTGCGGTCTGATGTCGGGAAGCTGATCTGCGTGCCGCACTGCCACTCGGCTGAGGAGGAGCTGTTCGTCGTCCTCGAGGGCGACGGCACGTGCGAGCTGGGGGATGAGGTGTTCCCGGTGCGGCGCGGGAGCGTGATCGCGCGCCCGGCCGGTACGGGCGTCGCGCACGCGATCCGCGCCGGGTCGTCGGGGATCGGCGTGCTGGCATACGGCACGCGCGAGCCGTCGGACATCTGCTTCTACCCGCGATCGGGCAAGGTCTACATCTGCGGGGTCGGCGTGATCGGCCGGCTCGAGCAGCTCGACTACTGGGAGGGCGAGGAGCTCTAGCCCTCGGGTCGGAGGTGTCACGGCACCCCAATTCTTGGAGACCAAGTCGTTCAGGCCGGCCGTTGGCCGGCCGTGACGCCGCCGCCAGGAAGATCACGGGCGAGGCGGCGCCGCCTTCACCCGCGAACCGGCGTGGTTGCACCAATCCGGGCGATCGTCACAGCACCCGTGACGCCCAGCGCCAATCATTGGAGACCACGTCGTTCCGGCCGGCCGTAGGCCGGCCGTGACGGGCACGTGACAAAGGCTCCTGCCGCGGCGGCGCGACCTTCACCCGCGAAGGGGGTGGTTGCACCGACCCGGGCGATCGTCACAGCACCCGTGACGCCCAGCGCCAATTATTGGAGACCAAGTCGTTCCGGCCGGCCGTAGGCCGGCCGTGACGGGCACGTGACAAAGGCTCCTGCCGCGGCGGCGCGACCTTCACCCGCGAAGGGGGTGGTTGCACCGATCCGGGCGATCGTCACAGCACCCGTGACGCCCAGCGCCAATTATTGGAGACCAAGTCGTTCCGGCCGGCCGTTGGCCGGCCGTGACGGGCGCGTGACGGTCAGTAGAGCGATGACGCGAGCTGGCGGCGATAGCGCAGCGCCAGCGGATGGTTCTGCCCGAGCTCCGCGAACACGCCCACCATCACCCTCCGCAGCCGGTCGCGCTCGTCGCCGGTCGCCGACCGGATCGCCTCGAGCAGCAGCGCCAACCCCCGCTCGTGGTCGCCCTCCGCGATCGCCGCCAGCGCCGGCCCGGATGCGTCGTCGCCGGCGAGCTCCAGCCGCGCGAGCGCCGCCAGCGCTGCCGGATGACCCGGCTCGAGCGCGATCGCCCTGCGCAGCGACTCCTCGTCGCCCAGCTCCACCAGCCGGTCGGCCTCGCTGGGAAGCA encodes:
- a CDS encoding iron-containing alcohol dehydrogenase, with the translated sequence MSGWVWRDGDRAVAYGDDATAILHRFGWDSDAQMITSERADPGVMPALHVGDGQVPDLAAALLDRVTVGRLVAWGGGRVVDVAKALASARGGAVCAVPTTLSGAEMTLLHRKIAGMEARPSVRPVLVVADPALMCSLPEAALRASTLNALAHGVEALYGPRANPVATMLALRGATLLAGDDRALGSLLCGYAVDSAGYALHHVLCQTIVRTCGTGHAQTNAAMLPQTIRTMLPRAGEALAPLAPALGTSVEHLAERVDELGGRVRVPIDPRLVDAVVERAMSRAELADTPGSPVAAGELRAMIAAASA
- a CDS encoding tetratricopeptide repeat protein encodes the protein MSGDATDETFARDVIDRSHEVPVVVDFWAAWCGPCRQLTPVLEEAVGALDGQVELVKVDVDASPRTAMEYRVQGIPAVKAFRDGRMVDQFTGAVPRQSVDAFLRGLLPSEADRLVELGDEESLRRAIALEPGHPAALAALARLELAGDDASGPALAAIAEGDHERGLALLLEAIRSATGDERDRLRRVMVGVFAELGQNHPLALRYRRQLASSLY
- a CDS encoding DMT family transporter, producing the protein MGRRPHLKQRRAHLALASVVVLWAGAFAAIKHLLEAGLTGPEIAAGRYLLAAPGFGVALRASGGLPGIARRDLLRIAVAGLLTVTVYHLALNDGELHTTAGTAAVVIGTAPGITLALAILLRLERFSAWRAAGLAVAFAGVVVVITLGSGETVSVHAAKGPVLVLVSALSFAMYNVLVKPLVARAGTIAVSSAASLIGTVPLLALLRPGAVDDLRGLGALDVMLLLYLGLACTLFAYIAWTVALGRIDASRTVAYLYGVPPLAVAIGALTLDERVTGWLIAGGALVVGGVATAQVRR
- a CDS encoding thioesterase family protein — its product is MANSKRIEIRWRDLDGFGHVNNAVFLTYLEEARDEFYTGLLAWETVNRMVLRHTTVDFRRSLVQSDDLVDVSLKVLRIGSSSVVTEETVTSVATGEIAAVAESVMVHCDQARERAEPFPDDARALLEAQL
- a CDS encoding cupin domain-containing protein, whose protein sequence is MTHVVHWDDVGGRDREAGDIHATWFDLGGAAGSDRVGVNRIRIHPGRRATPAHVHGAEEEIFHVVGGSGLLWQDGTTCRVGAGDTIVHVAGRETHTLRAGPDGLDVLAFGMRVPVELCYLPRAGHSWAGPTVVASPGLQNLFRLDDDAGDFPFPDPGERFPNVVRIDDVEPMASGPPGRTRLDLGSAGGSHRTGLKHVRSDVGKLICVPHCHSAEEELFVVLEGDGTCELGDEVFPVRRGSVIARPAGTGVAHAIRAGSSGIGVLAYGTREPSDICFYPRSGKVYICGVGVIGRLEQLDYWEGEEL